GCCGCTGCCGACGCAATTTGCGCGACATCACTATAATGAACCCGTAATGATAATGCTTAATCGCTGATCTAATGGAAATTATGAATAACTGGAATCAATTTTTAACTGCACAAGGCGCGCGTCCCGCTGCCACCGATGGCGCGCCTATCCATGACTTCGGCCAGTCCCTGACAGTGTCCCAGCTGCAAGAAGGTTTTGTCGCGGCCATCACGGACCAGGGCTTGATCGGTTTGAACGGCGACGAGGCAGCCAGTTTCCTGCACGGCCAGCTGACCAACGACGTGGAACACCTGGACCAGGAGCAAGTGCGCCTGGCCGGCTATTGCACGCCGAAAGGCCGCTTGCTGGCCAGTTTCCTGATGTGGCGCAACGCCACCACCATTTATCTGCAATTGCCGCGCGCCATACAGCCGGCCATCCAGAAGCGACTGCAAATGTTCGTGCTGCGCGCCAAGGCCAAGCTGCACGATGCATCGTTCGATGAAGCGAACCAGGTCGTCCTGGGCCTCGGCGGCAAGCAAGCCAGCGCGGCCCTGGCCGCCTGGTTCCCCGCCCTGCCTGCCACGCCGTTCAGCAAGGTCGAGCATGCGCTGGGCACGCTGCTGCGCGTGGCCGATGCGTTTGGCAGCGCCCGCTATGAATGGCTGACGTCCGCCGCCACGGCGCGCGACGTGTGGCCGCCATTGACGGCACAGTTGGCCAAGGGCGGCAATGACGCCTGGCGCCTGTCCGAGATCCACGCGGGCATCCCGCAGATCACGGCCGCCACGCAAGAGCAATTCGTGCCGCAAATGGTCAACTTCGAGCTGCTGGGCGGCGTCAATTTCAAGAAAGGCTGCTACCCGGGCCAGGAAATCGTCGCGCGCAGCCAGTATCTGGGCAAGCTCAAGCGCCGCACCACCCTCGTCAGCATCGCTGATGCAGCGGCAGTGGCCGGCGGCGAACTGTACACCGTCAGCGACCCCGAGCAGCCTTGCGGCATGCTCGTCAACGCCGCGCCCAACGGCAGCGGCGGCATCGACGCCCTCGTTGAAATGAAGTTGGGGGCGATAGCGGAAGGTGCAAGCGCCGCTGGCGCCGTGCGCTACGGCTCGGCCCAGGGCGCCGCCGTGCATTTCCTGCCCATGCCTTACGTGCTCGACGCACTCGACTTGTGAGAATGCCATGAAAGATTTATACATTTACTATCAGGTAAAGGAAGAGCACGCCCAGGCGCTGGAAGCGCGGGTGCGTGCCTTGCAAGCGAAACTGGCGGCCGCCTCCGGCGTGGCGCCGCAACTGAAGCGCCGTCCGGAAGTCAAGGATGGCTTGCAGACGTGGATGGAAATCTATCCCGTCGTCGGCGAAGGTTTTGCCGAACTGCTGGCAGCTGCCGCCGGCGAGGCGGGCCTGCTGTCATTGACGGCCGGCGCGCGGCATACGGAAGTGTTCATGGATTTGCCTCCATGTGCCTGATCGTTTTTGCCTGGAAAGTCAATCCGCACATCCCGCTGATTGCCGCCGCCAACCGCGACGAATTCTATGAACGCGCCAGCGCCCCCGCCGGCGCCTGGCCCGAACACCCGCAAGTGTATGCGGGCCGCGACCTGCAGGCGGGCGGCAGCTGGATGGGCATCACGCAAGCCGGCAGCGGCAGTTCGCGCTTTGCCGCCATCACCAACATCCGCAGCCCGCAAGACCGCAACCCTGACGCCCCCTCGCGTGGCGCCCTGGTGGCAGACTATCTGGCCGGCAATATGTCGCCGCAAGACTACATCGCGCAAATCCGCCCCGGCTGCAAAGCCTACAACGGTTTTAATCTGGTGCTGGGCGACGCCACTACCCTGATCTGGTTTTCCAACCGCGGCGATGGCGATGCGCGCAATGGCCAGCCACTGGAACCGGGCATCTACGGCTTGTCGAACGCCCTGCTCGACGCACCGTGGCCGAAAGTCCTGAAAACCAAGGCCCAGTTCGCCAGCCTGCTGTGCCAGGGCGCGCCCGACGACGCGTATTTCGACATGCTGGCCGACACCACGCGCGCGCCCGACTTCCGCTTGCCCGACACGGGCGTGCCGCTTGATCTGGAGCGTGTGCTGTCCGCCGTCTGCATCGAAACGCCGGGCTACGGCACGCGCACGTCCACCGTCGTCAAATTGTTCCCGGACTCGCCCGGCGAACTGCATGAGCTGGTGATACAGTAGGTCCGGGTAGGTCGGGGTAGGTCGGGTTAGCGCGCAAGCGCGTAACCCGACAACACCACCACACTCAACCGGCATCACCACCGTCCCCGATGTCGGATTACGCGCCCCTGCGGCGCGCTAATCCGACCTACGCACGCTTCCCCTCTCTTCATCAAAAACTCACTCGACATCCGCTCGCGCAAAAAAAGAAAGCGCTTGCGCAAGCGCTTTCTTTTGTTTACGATAGATTCAAACGCGGCGACACAGCCGCACACTATCGCAGCACACAATAAGAATAAAACCATCAGGAGACACCATGGCCACCATGGAAGATGTAGCGCGGGCGGCGGACGTATCGCTGTCGACCGTTTCGCACGTACTCAACGGCACCCGCAAGGTCAGCCCGAAAACCGTCGCCGCCGTCAACGCGGCCATGCAGCAGATCGGCTATGTGCCCAACATGCTGGCGCGCGCGCTGGCCGGCTCGTCCTCGGGCACCATCGGCGTGGCCATTTCCGCCTTCACCAATCATTACTTCAGCGAAACGGTGCGCGCCATCGAGGCGGCCTGCACGCGCCACGGCTTGATGATGCTGTTTTCCGATACGCACGACGATCCCGCGCAGGAACTCAAAGTGGTGCAAAACTTGCACCAGCGCCGCGTCGACGGCATCGTGCTGGCGCCGTCCGGCGATCCGCACAACCGCACGCTCGACTATTTGACCAGCAACAAGATCGCCTCCGTGCTGGTCGACCGCATGTTGCCGCAAGCGTTCGACCAGGTGGGCGTGGAAAACACCGAGGCGACGGCCGAACTGGTCAGCCATCTGATCGCAGCCCACGGCCACCGCCGCATCGGCTTCATCGCCGGTGCGCCCGGCCTGTCCACGACCCACGAGCGTATCGACGGCTACCGCCTGGCCTTGCAGCGCGCCGGCATCGTCTTTGATCCTGAACTGTTGCGCTCGGGCGATTCGAACCTCGAGCGCAGCGGCACGGCGACGCGCGAACTGCTGGCCCTGCCCCCCGGGCAGCGTCCGACCGCCATCGTGGCCGGCAATAACCTGATGACCATCGGCACCATGCATGCCTTGCGCGACGCGCACATTGCTGTACCGCAAGACGTGGCGCTGGCCGGCTTCGATGATTTCGACTGGGCCGATTACTTCAGCCCCCGCCTGACCGTGATGGCCCAGCCGCTCGAAGAGCTGGGCGCCATGGCCGTCGACCTCTTGATCGAACGCATCGCCAATCCGGGCCGTGTCCAGCACGTACAACGCTTGTCGCCGACCTTGCGCGTGCGCAACTCCTGCGGCTGCCCCTGACCTTCTATAGTAAAACATATGCATCCAGCGATCTCCCTCGGTATCGACCTCGGTACCTCCGAACTGAAAACCGTGCTGATGGACAGCACTGGCGCCGTGCGCGGCCAGGCTTCCGTGCGCCTGGACGTGAGCCGCCCGCAAGCGGGCTGGTCCGAACAAGCGCCGCAGGACTGGTGGGCCGCCTGCGTCAACGCCCTGGCGCAGCTGCGCGCCAGCTGGCCGCAGGAATACGCCGGCATCGCCTGCATCGGCCTGTCGGGCCAGATGCACGGCGCCGTACTGCTCGACAGCAACGACAATGTAATTCGTCCCGCCATCCTGTGGAACGATGCGCGCGCCGAAGCGGAAGCGGCCAGCCTGGCGCGCGACTATCGCGCGTATGCGGACGTGACGGGCAGCCTGCCCATGGCGGGCCTGACGGCGCCAAAACTGCTGTGGCTGCAAACCCACGAGCCTGACGCCTTTGCCGCCATCGCCTGCCTGCTGTCGCCGAAAGATTATCTGCGCCTGCAATTGACGGGCAACAAGGTCACCGACATGTCCGACGCGGCCGGCACACTGTGGCTGCACGAGGCCCAGCGCGCCTGGTTCGCTCCCATGCTGGCCGCCTGCGGCCTGGTGCCGGAACAGATGCCGGCGCTGGCCGAAGGCGACGCCGCCACGGGCACCGTGCTGGCCGCCATCGCCGACAAGCTGGGCTTGCCAGCAAACGTGGTGGTGGCCGGTGGCGGTGGCGACAACCCCGTCTCGGCCGTGGGCATCGGCGCCGTCAATGGCGGCGACAGTTTTATTTCGCTGGGCACCAGCGCCGCCATCGTTTCCGTCACGGAAGCGCCTTTGGGCAACCCGGCCGGCGGCGTGCACAGCTTTTGCCACGCCCTGCCCGGCCGCTGGTATGCGATGGGCGCGATCCTGTCCGGCGCCAGCTGCTTGCGCTGGGCCACTGGCGTGCTGGGCCAGCCGGACGAGGCAGCCCTGCTGGCGCTGGTGGAAGCGCTCTTGCCGCTCGACACGCCTGTCGCGCCATCGGCACCGCTGTTCCTGCCCTACCTGTCGGGCGAGCGCACGCCGCATAACGACCCGCAAGTGCGCGGCGCCTTCCTGCAGCTGGGCCACGATAGCACGCCGGCGCAGCTCGGTTACGCCGTGCTCGAAGGCGTGGCCTTTGCCTTGCGCGACGCCATGGCGGCCGTCACCTCGACGGGAGCGGTGATTCCCCACTGCATGCTGGTGGGCGGCGGCGCGCGCAGCCAGTACTGGGCGCAGCTGCTGGCCAATGTGCTGGGGCGCGAAATGCGTACCCTGCACAACAGCGAACTGTCGGCCAGCCTCGGTGCGGCCAAGCTGGGCTTTGCCGCCATCGGCCAGCGCCAACTGCTGGCCACCAGCTTGCCCATCAAAAACACTTTCCTGCCCGATGCCGCGCACAGCGCAGCCTTGAGCATCCGCTACGGCCGCTACCGTAGCCTGTTTCCCGCCGTGCAAGCCTTGCACCAATTCAGTGATAAGGAAGAGTAATGAATCAGCTGCAACAATTGAAGCAACACAGCACCGTTGTCGCCGACACGGGCGACTTTTTGCAACTGGCCCGTTTCGCGCCGCAAGACGCCACCACCAATCCGTCGCTGATTTTAAAAGCCGTGCTGCAGCCCGATTACGCGCCCTTGCTGGAAAGCACCGTCGCCGCGCACAAGAACGCTGCGCTGGACGATATCGTCGATGCAGTGCTGGTGCGCTTCGGCCTGGAAATTTTGAAGGTGGTGCCCGGTCGCGTCTCGACGGAAGTCGATGCCCGTCTGAGCTTTGACCGCGACGCCACCGTGGCCAGGGCGCGCCGCCTGATCGCCCTGTACGAGCAGGCTGGAGTAAAACGCGAGCGCGTGTTGATCAAGATCGCCGCCACCTGGGAAGGCATCCAGGCGGCGCGCGAACTGGAGCAAGACGGCATTTTTTGCAACCTGACCCTGCTGTTCGCGTTTTGCCAGGCCGTCGCCTGCGCCGATGCGAAAGTACGGCTGATTTCGCCGTTCGTGGGCCGCATCTACGACTGGCATAAAAAGTCCTTGGGTGCGGCATGGGACGAAGCGGCGCGCAGCCTGTCCAACGATCCAGGCGTGCAATCGGTCACGCGCATCTTTAATTACTACAAGCAACATGGCATCGCCACGCAAGTGATGGGAGCCAGCTTCCGCAACGTGGGGCAGATCACGGCCTTGTCCGGCTGCGACTTGCTGACCATTAGCCCGGACTTGCTGGCAAAACTCGAAGCGTCAAGCGAACCGTTCGAGCGCGCGCTCGGTGGCGACCTGGGTGCGGCGCAGCCGGCCATCACGTATGACGAAGCGGCCTTCCGCTACGCCCTGAACGACGATGCGATGGCGACCGAGAAACTGGCCGAAGGCATCCGCGGCTTTGCCGTCGATGCGGGCAAGCTCGATGCCATGATTGAAAAGTTAAGAACTTAATAGTTAGTTTTTCACCCGTAGCACCTTTGTTTTTACAATAAAAACCCTTGGAGATCCTCATGAAAAAAGTCATTACCGCCACCCTGCTGCTGTCCGCCGCCTGCGGCGCCTTTGCTGCCGACAAGCCATTGAAATCGATCGGCGTGAGCGTGGGCGACCTGGCCAACCCGTTCTTCGTGGCCATTGGCCGCGGCGCGGAAGAAAGCGCGAAAAAACTGGGCGGCCCGGGCGTGAAAGTCACGACGGTGTCGAGCAAGTATGACCTGAACACCCAGGTGGACCAGATCGAGAACTTCATCGCCAATAAAACCGACATCATCATCCTGAACGCAGTCGATTCCAAGGGCATCGCCCCAGCCATCA
Above is a genomic segment from Janthinobacterium sp. 64 containing:
- the ygfZ gene encoding CAF17-like 4Fe-4S cluster assembly/insertion protein YgfZ: MNNWNQFLTAQGARPAATDGAPIHDFGQSLTVSQLQEGFVAAITDQGLIGLNGDEAASFLHGQLTNDVEHLDQEQVRLAGYCTPKGRLLASFLMWRNATTIYLQLPRAIQPAIQKRLQMFVLRAKAKLHDASFDEANQVVLGLGGKQASAALAAWFPALPATPFSKVEHALGTLLRVADAFGSARYEWLTSAATARDVWPPLTAQLAKGGNDAWRLSEIHAGIPQITAATQEQFVPQMVNFELLGGVNFKKGCYPGQEIVARSQYLGKLKRRTTLVSIADAAAVAGGELYTVSDPEQPCGMLVNAAPNGSGGIDALVEMKLGAIAEGASAAGAVRYGSAQGAAVHFLPMPYVLDALDL
- a CDS encoding NRDE family protein, yielding MCLIVFAWKVNPHIPLIAAANRDEFYERASAPAGAWPEHPQVYAGRDLQAGGSWMGITQAGSGSSRFAAITNIRSPQDRNPDAPSRGALVADYLAGNMSPQDYIAQIRPGCKAYNGFNLVLGDATTLIWFSNRGDGDARNGQPLEPGIYGLSNALLDAPWPKVLKTKAQFASLLCQGAPDDAYFDMLADTTRAPDFRLPDTGVPLDLERVLSAVCIETPGYGTRTSTVVKLFPDSPGELHELVIQ
- the xylB gene encoding xylulokinase: MSLGIDLGTSELKTVLMDSTGAVRGQASVRLDVSRPQAGWSEQAPQDWWAACVNALAQLRASWPQEYAGIACIGLSGQMHGAVLLDSNDNVIRPAILWNDARAEAEAASLARDYRAYADVTGSLPMAGLTAPKLLWLQTHEPDAFAAIACLLSPKDYLRLQLTGNKVTDMSDAAGTLWLHEAQRAWFAPMLAACGLVPEQMPALAEGDAATGTVLAAIADKLGLPANVVVAGGGGDNPVSAVGIGAVNGGDSFISLGTSAAIVSVTEAPLGNPAGGVHSFCHALPGRWYAMGAILSGASCLRWATGVLGQPDEAALLALVEALLPLDTPVAPSAPLFLPYLSGERTPHNDPQVRGAFLQLGHDSTPAQLGYAVLEGVAFALRDAMAAVTSTGAVIPHCMLVGGGARSQYWAQLLANVLGREMRTLHNSELSASLGAAKLGFAAIGQRQLLATSLPIKNTFLPDAAHSAALSIRYGRYRSLFPAVQALHQFSDKEE
- a CDS encoding LacI family DNA-binding transcriptional regulator translates to MATMEDVARAADVSLSTVSHVLNGTRKVSPKTVAAVNAAMQQIGYVPNMLARALAGSSSGTIGVAISAFTNHYFSETVRAIEAACTRHGLMMLFSDTHDDPAQELKVVQNLHQRRVDGIVLAPSGDPHNRTLDYLTSNKIASVLVDRMLPQAFDQVGVENTEATAELVSHLIAAHGHRRIGFIAGAPGLSTTHERIDGYRLALQRAGIVFDPELLRSGDSNLERSGTATRELLALPPGQRPTAIVAGNNLMTIGTMHALRDAHIAVPQDVALAGFDDFDWADYFSPRLTVMAQPLEELGAMAVDLLIERIANPGRVQHVQRLSPTLRVRNSCGCP
- the tal gene encoding transaldolase, with the translated sequence MNQLQQLKQHSTVVADTGDFLQLARFAPQDATTNPSLILKAVLQPDYAPLLESTVAAHKNAALDDIVDAVLVRFGLEILKVVPGRVSTEVDARLSFDRDATVARARRLIALYEQAGVKRERVLIKIAATWEGIQAARELEQDGIFCNLTLLFAFCQAVACADAKVRLISPFVGRIYDWHKKSLGAAWDEAARSLSNDPGVQSVTRIFNYYKQHGIATQVMGASFRNVGQITALSGCDLLTISPDLLAKLEASSEPFERALGGDLGAAQPAITYDEAAFRYALNDDAMATEKLAEGIRGFAVDAGKLDAMIEKLRT
- a CDS encoding DUF4936 family protein, which produces MKDLYIYYQVKEEHAQALEARVRALQAKLAAASGVAPQLKRRPEVKDGLQTWMEIYPVVGEGFAELLAAAAGEAGLLSLTAGARHTEVFMDLPPCA